One Varibaculum prostatecancerukia genomic window, TCGGACACGGGAATAAAAGACCCGGAAAGCCCGCCTACCAGGGAACAAGCCATCAGGCCGCCTTTTTTAACCGCGTCGTTTAGCAGTGCCAAAGCGGCCGTGGTGCCGGGAGCGCCCACAGTTTCTACGCCTAGCTCTTCTAAAATGGCGGCCACCGAATCTCCCACCGCCGGGGTAGGAGCCAGCGATAAATCCACAATCCCAAAATTCACACCCAAGCGTTTAGCCACGGTTTGTCCCACCAGTTGCCCCATCCGGGTAATTTTGAAAGCTGATTTCTTAATGGCTTCCGCGCATTCTTCAAAAGGACGTCCGCGCACTCCCTCGAGTGCCCTCTCGATTACTCCCGGACCAGAAATCCCCACTGACACCACCGTATCTGGTTGACTCACCCCATGGAAGGCGCCCGCCATAAAGGGATTATCGCCTACGGCGTTGGCAAACACCACCAGTTTTGCCGCTCCGATACCGTCTTGATCCGCGGTTTCCTGCGCGGCGGCAAGTACCTGCCCACCCATTTTGGCGGTTGCACTCATATTGATGCCAGTGCGGGTGGAACCGATATTGACCGAAGAACATACGATATCGGTACTGGCCAGCGCCTGAGGAATGGATTCAATCAACGCTAAATCGCTACGGGTCGCGCCCGCCTGGACTAGCGCGGAGTAGCCGCCTACGAAGTCAACCCCTACGGCTTTGCCTGCCCGATCAAGCGTCTGTGCAAAGGGTAGGGGATCAGCGGTGCGGCAAGCTGCTGCTATCAGGGAAATCGGGGTGACTGAGAGGCGCTTATTGATGATCGGCACCCCAAACTCGCCTGCTACTTCCTCGGCTACCTCCACCA contains:
- a CDS encoding PFL family protein, which translates into the protein MGLDTTGEILETIQMIAEDNLDVRTVTLGLSLLDCADADIERACARIEERILSAASRLVEVAEEVAGEFGVPIINKRLSVTPISLIAAACRTADPLPFAQTLDRAGKAVGVDFVGGYSALVQAGATRSDLALIESIPQALASTDIVCSSVNIGSTRTGINMSATAKMGGQVLAAAQETADQDGIGAAKLVVFANAVGDNPFMAGAFHGVSQPDTVVSVGISGPGVIERALEGVRGRPFEECAEAIKKSAFKITRMGQLVGQTVAKRLGVNFGIVDLSLAPTPAVGDSVAAILEELGVETVGAPGTTAALALLNDAVKKGGLMACSLVGGLSGSFIPVSEDANMIQAVQRGSLGLAKLEAMTAICSVGLDMIAIPGDTPAATITGLIADEAAIGVANGKTTAVRVIPVPGKGVGDRANFGGLLGWAPIMEVSPFSSANFAARGGRIPAPVHSFKN